The following coding sequences are from one Clostridioides difficile ATCC 9689 = DSM 1296 window:
- the dccA gene encoding c-di-GMP diguanylate cyclase DccA, translating into MFKEIFLRTFPGFLIIRDSNYRIIFINDNLKNLIKSYMQDNPLGMTNIEIAKKLPDNIAKFFTDSHNIQLDWEKNYPYDKISNWILEFKKDTTSYWNVLEYKVDVDEKTYIITMANDITKLYEENKRNLHYSITDPLTGAYNRKYLNDRFDIFIGDYIVLIDLDNFKMINDYEGHNVGDKILCDFVSLLNKELINSTSIIRLGGDEFIVIFSSDVDKNYVYSQLEALRENFLKVFSKYKYLSFSYGVDTVKRNLKLTIVELDKKMYKNKEKNKKKFDKNDY; encoded by the coding sequence ATGTTTAAAGAAATTTTTTTAAGAACTTTTCCAGGATTTCTAATTATAAGAGATTCTAACTACAGAATTATATTTATAAATGATAATTTAAAAAATTTAATTAAAAGTTATATGCAAGATAATCCACTTGGAATGACTAATATAGAAATAGCTAAGAAACTCCCTGATAATATTGCTAAATTTTTTACGGATTCTCACAATATTCAATTAGATTGGGAAAAAAATTATCCTTATGATAAAATTTCAAATTGGATTTTAGAGTTTAAAAAAGATACTACAAGCTATTGGAATGTTTTAGAATATAAAGTAGATGTTGATGAAAAAACCTACATAATTACTATGGCCAATGATATAACAAAACTCTATGAAGAAAATAAGAGAAATCTTCACTACTCAATTACTGACCCATTAACTGGAGCATATAATAGAAAATATTTAAATGATAGATTTGACATATTTATAGGAGATTATATTGTACTAATTGACTTAGATAATTTCAAAATGATAAATGACTATGAAGGTCATAATGTAGGAGACAAGATTTTATGTGATTTTGTTTCACTTTTAAATAAAGAATTAATAAATTCTACTTCTATTATAAGATTAGGAGGAGATGAATTTATTGTTATATTCTCTAGTGATGTTGACAAAAATTATGTTTATTCACAGCTAGAAGCCTTAAGAGAAAATTTTTTAAAAGTATTCTCTAAGTATAAGTATCTTTCATTTAGTTATGGTGTTGATACAGTAAAAAGAAATTTAAAATTGACAATAGTTGAATTGGATAAAAAAATGTATAAAAACAAGGAGAAAAACAAGAAAAAATTTGATAAAAATGATTATTAA
- a CDS encoding sensor domain-containing diguanylate cyclase, which yields MSILLKKAPKLAKHIITSFYINRDIDEVLKYLCENVTWIGPGEQEFLTSFNEIKNYFYAGQDEIPSCDINNDIFETVSEDENRCMVLGRYTVRTKENAQMILEVNQRCTFEIIEDRGKLLIKHMHISNPYGEMQLDEYFPTKIGTQSYDYLQRLLKEKTEVIEMITNNINGGLKGSNDDSTYSFFYVNEGLPKILGYTYDEFMEMSGGSAVGAVYPPDLPKALEDCERCFAKGPTYSSEYRIRKKDGTLMWVLDSGMKSLNSDGIVKINSIITDITQLKNIESELKLERERYRIALQNITDIMFEYDIENDTLIKYQRVEIDKKIELENFETKNYSKLLESGKIIHLDDIGKLLEVLHGNLRETIEIRQVNSLTKNEWRWIRVQCSVIYDSDHNPIKTIGVLKDITEDKSKLESLINQAQRDPLTQLYNQRVSQNLIEEYLCSSDSKNNDALLVIDIDDFKTVNDTFGHLEGNEVLVAVSKILLHNTHDKDIVARIGGDEFTIFIKSLTKDLIIKITNDILNDASKIKVKDNHKITLSIGIAFTDDSTKLYKDLFSKADKALYLSKADGKNCYSTYE from the coding sequence ATGAGCATACTCCTAAAAAAAGCACCCAAATTAGCAAAACATATTATAACAAGTTTTTATATAAATCGGGATATTGATGAAGTATTAAAATACCTTTGTGAAAATGTTACATGGATTGGACCAGGAGAACAGGAATTTCTCACTTCTTTTAATGAAATAAAAAATTATTTTTATGCAGGTCAAGATGAAATTCCTTCTTGTGATATAAATAATGATATATTTGAAACTGTAAGTGAAGATGAGAATAGATGTATGGTATTAGGAAGATATACTGTTCGAACTAAAGAAAATGCTCAAATGATTTTAGAGGTAAATCAACGTTGTACATTTGAGATAATTGAGGATAGAGGAAAATTATTAATAAAGCACATGCACATATCAAACCCTTATGGTGAAATGCAACTTGATGAATACTTTCCCACTAAAATTGGAACTCAAAGTTATGATTATTTGCAAAGATTACTAAAAGAAAAAACAGAAGTTATTGAAATGATTACAAATAATATCAATGGTGGCTTAAAAGGTAGCAATGATGATAGTACATACTCATTTTTCTATGTCAATGAGGGATTGCCCAAAATATTAGGATACACATATGATGAGTTCATGGAAATGAGTGGTGGTTCAGCAGTGGGTGCTGTATATCCACCAGACTTACCTAAAGCACTAGAAGATTGTGAACGATGTTTTGCAAAAGGACCTACATATTCATCTGAATATAGAATCCGAAAAAAAGATGGAACATTAATGTGGGTATTAGATTCTGGAATGAAATCGTTAAATAGTGATGGCATAGTAAAAATTAATAGTATTATTACTGACATAACCCAACTAAAAAACATAGAATCTGAACTAAAATTAGAAAGAGAGCGATATCGTATTGCTTTGCAAAATATTACAGATATCATGTTTGAGTATGATATTGAAAACGATACCCTTATAAAATATCAACGTGTAGAAATTGACAAAAAAATTGAATTAGAAAATTTTGAAACAAAAAATTACTCCAAACTATTAGAATCTGGTAAAATTATTCACCTTGATGATATTGGAAAACTACTAGAAGTACTTCATGGAAATCTTCGTGAAACAATTGAGATAAGACAAGTAAATTCATTAACTAAAAATGAATGGAGATGGATTCGTGTTCAATGTTCAGTTATATATGATAGTGACCATAACCCTATCAAAACAATAGGCGTTTTAAAAGACATAACTGAAGATAAATCTAAATTAGAAAGCTTAATTAATCAGGCTCAACGTGACCCACTAACACAATTATATAATCAAAGAGTATCACAAAATCTTATTGAAGAGTATCTATGTAGTTCTGATTCCAAAAATAATGATGCTCTATTAGTTATTGATATTGATGATTTTAAAACTGTAAATGATACTTTTGGGCATTTAGAGGGAAATGAAGTTTTAGTTGCTGTATCAAAAATACTATTACATAACACACATGATAAAGACATAGTTGCTCGAATTGGTGGAGATGAATTTACAATATTTATAAAATCATTAACAAAGGATTTAATAATAAAAATTACTAATGATATTTTAAATGATGCAAGTAAAATAAAAGTAAAGGACAATCATAAAATAACATTAAGTATTGGTATTGCCTTCACTGATGATTCAACTAAATTATATAAAGATTTATTTTCTAAAGCTGATAAAGCTCTTTATCTATCAAAAGCAGATGGCAAAAATTGTTATAGTACATACGAATAA